In Reinekea thalattae, a genomic segment contains:
- a CDS encoding GLUG motif-containing protein: protein MKPLHLIFVCSLVFLVSCSSSSDNSSPADTDGDGVSDNVDAFPNDPAETTDTDGDGVGDNADVFPNDPSETTDTDSDGVGDNADAFPNDPSETTDTDNDGVGDNADVDDDNNGLIEISSLEQLDWIRNNLAGTSLDDGISLNGSDEGCYIVTGCNGYELTQDLDFDTNGDGVMNADDTYYDYDGDSSNSGWLPIGTEAAPFTAIFDGNDFEVFNLYINRAATDAETSGENIGLFGYVNRTSTNAEIRNIGLTGELMSVTGDKYTGGLIGTADYTNITASYATGEVTGDKDAGGLIGNAYETNITASYATGSVTGDSYTGGFAGVSAYSSITASYATGTVTGVNNTGGFVGEIGFGSIVASYATGAVIGSNYTGGFAGSSFNGLVAGHWATDNSGQIEAIGDNSGTTDDSIGATLDQLQCPTSANNIICLSETTGETLYAGWDAIDHDSDSATDPISPWVFGDSDTLPTLSFD from the coding sequence TTGAAACCATTACATCTCATTTTTGTTTGCAGCCTAGTATTTTTAGTTAGCTGTAGCTCTTCAAGCGATAATTCTTCACCTGCTGATACCGACGGCGATGGCGTGAGCGACAATGTCGATGCATTCCCTAATGACCCAGCTGAAACTACCGATACAGACGGCGATGGTGTTGGCGACAATGCCGATGTATTCCCTAATGACCCGTCTGAAACTACCGATACCGACAGCGATGGTGTTGGTGATAACGCAGATGCATTCCCTAATGATCCATCTGAAACCACCGACACAGATAACGATGGTGTTGGCGACAATGCGGATGTAGATGATGACAACAATGGCTTAATCGAAATCAGCAGCCTAGAGCAACTTGACTGGATACGTAATAACTTGGCTGGCACATCTCTAGACGATGGCATATCACTGAATGGCAGTGACGAGGGTTGTTATATCGTTACTGGTTGCAACGGTTATGAGCTTACTCAAGACCTCGATTTCGATACCAATGGCGATGGCGTGATGAATGCGGATGACACCTATTATGACTATGACGGCGATAGCAGTAATAGTGGTTGGCTGCCAATCGGCACAGAGGCGGCACCTTTTACTGCCATTTTTGATGGCAATGATTTTGAGGTGTTTAACCTTTACATCAACAGAGCCGCTACCGATGCTGAAACTAGTGGTGAGAATATCGGCTTATTTGGTTACGTGAACCGCACCTCGACCAACGCGGAGATACGCAATATTGGCTTAACTGGTGAGCTCATGAGTGTCACAGGTGACAAATATACAGGTGGACTTATTGGTACTGCTGATTACACCAATATTACTGCAAGCTATGCCACCGGCGAGGTCACAGGTGACAAAGATGCAGGTGGACTTATTGGTAATGCTTATGAAACCAATATTACTGCAAGCTACGCCACCGGTTCGGTCACGGGTGACAGTTATACGGGCGGATTTGCTGGCGTTTCTGCTTACAGCAGCATAACGGCAAGCTACGCCACTGGTACAGTCACAGGTGTCAATAATACAGGCGGGTTTGTTGGCGAGATAGGTTTCGGAAGCATCGTGGCAAGCTACGCCACAGGTGCAGTTATTGGATCGAATTATACAGGCGGGTTTGCTGGCTCAAGTTTCAACGGTTTGGTAGCTGGTCACTGGGCGACCGATAATAGTGGCCAAATTGAAGCTATTGGCGATAACAGCGGTACGACAGATGACAGTATTGGCGCAACATTGGATCAGCTGCAATGCCCAACTTCAGCAAATAACATCATTTGCTTATCAGAAACAACAGGCGAAACGCTTTATGCCGGTTGGGATGCTATTGATCACGATAGCGATTCAGCAACAGATCCAATTAGCCCTTGGGTTTTTGGTGACAGCGATACATTACCAACGCTGTCGTTTGATTAA
- a CDS encoding TIGR01212 family radical SAM protein (This family includes YhcC from E. coli K-12, an uncharacterized radical SAM protein.), with protein sequence MALNDYVTTFGQYLKAKYGEKIYKLSLHANVTCPNRDGSKGIGGCTFCNNKSFFPNHMNANASISEQIECNVVQLQKKTQAKKFLAYFQAYSNTYGDIEYLKKIYVESLKPDCVIGLCVGTRPDCISNDVLNLLQKIKDLGFEVWIELGLQSAHDVTLERVNRGHTFVEYQDAVRRIKNAKINLCTHLIAGLPGENKSMILDSWQQVLNEGVQGIKWHPLHIVKGTQLARQWRQGEYQPITQEDYIDIVSDALAATPAEVIVHRAMSTVAQKQLLLAPHWTENRWPIMTGIEAKLAQAKQLKTSA encoded by the coding sequence ATGGCACTAAACGATTACGTCACTACTTTTGGCCAATACCTCAAAGCCAAATACGGTGAAAAAATTTACAAGCTATCGTTGCATGCCAACGTTACCTGTCCAAATCGAGATGGCAGCAAAGGCATTGGCGGCTGTACTTTTTGCAACAACAAAAGCTTTTTCCCCAACCACATGAATGCAAATGCCAGCATTAGTGAACAGATTGAATGCAACGTTGTACAGCTGCAAAAAAAAACCCAAGCAAAAAAATTTCTCGCCTATTTTCAAGCCTATTCAAATACCTACGGCGACATCGAATACTTAAAAAAAATATATGTTGAGTCTCTTAAACCTGACTGCGTTATTGGTTTGTGTGTTGGCACTCGACCCGATTGTATTTCGAACGACGTATTAAATTTATTGCAAAAAATTAAAGACCTAGGCTTCGAAGTATGGATTGAATTGGGGCTGCAAAGTGCCCATGACGTAACGCTCGAACGAGTCAATCGAGGTCATACTTTCGTTGAATATCAAGACGCTGTTCGACGAATAAAAAACGCTAAAATTAATCTCTGTACTCATCTAATTGCTGGACTTCCCGGTGAGAATAAATCAATGATTTTAGACTCTTGGCAGCAGGTACTTAATGAAGGTGTACAAGGCATAAAGTGGCACCCATTACATATTGTTAAAGGCACTCAACTGGCTCGTCAATGGCGTCAAGGTGAGTATCAACCAATCACTCAGGAAGACTATATTGATATTGTCTCGGATGCCCTAGCAGCAACCCCTGCGGAGGTTATCGTGCATCGAGCAATGTCCACAGTCGCACAAAAACAACTGTTATTAGCGCCGCATTGGACTGAGAATCGCTGGCCAATAATGACAGGTATTGAAGCTAAATTAGCGCAAGCAAAACAGTTAAAAACCAGCGCCTAA
- a CDS encoding GLUG motif-containing protein, with protein MKPLHLIFVCSLVFLVSCSSSSDNSSPADTDGDGVSDNADAFPNDPAETTDTDSDGVGDNADAFPNDPSETTDTDGDGIGDNADVDDDNNGLIDISSLEQLDWIRNNLAGTSLDDGISLNGSDEGCYIVTGCNGYELTQDLDFDTNDDGVMNADDTYYDYDGDSSNSGWLPIGTEAAPFTAIFEGNDYEIKNLYINRPSADTETSGLNIGLFGYIDGSTSTAELRNIGLVGELMSVTGYENTGGLVGYASDSSITASYTTGAVTGDTNTGGLVGYASDSSITASYTTGAVTGDTNTGGLVGYATNDSSITKSYATSTVTGSGRYTGGLVGHLRSSSSITASYASGAVTGQHDIGGLVGYMIFGSSITASYATGAVVTTFVDSTGGLIGLVIATSSVSTISITKSYWATDSSEQSDATGSISGDALELDDTTGATLAELKCPTAANNITCLSETTGETLYAGWDAIDHDNDDTTDPISPWVFGDSDTLPTLSFD; from the coding sequence TTGAAACCATTACATCTCATTTTTGTTTGCAGCCTAGTATTTTTAGTTAGCTGTAGCTCTTCAAGCGATAATTCTTCACCTGCTGATACCGACGGCGATGGCGTGAGCGACAATGCCGATGCATTCCCTAATGACCCTGCTGAAACTACTGATACAGACAGTGATGGTGTTGGTGATAACGCAGATGCTTTCCCTAATGATCCATCTGAAACCACCGACACAGACGGCGATGGTATTGGCGACAATGCCGATGTAGATGATGACAACAATGGTCTGATTGATATAAGTAGCCTAGAACAACTTGACTGGATACGTAATAACTTGGCTGGTACATCTCTAGACGATGGCATATCACTGAATGGCAGTGACGAGGGTTGTTATATCGTTACTGGTTGCAACGGTTATGAGCTTACTCAAGACCTCGATTTTGACACCAATGACGATGGCGTGATGAATGCGGATGACACCTATTATGACTATGACGGTGATAGCAGTAACAGTGGTTGGTTACCAATCGGCACAGAGGCAGCACCTTTTACTGCCATTTTTGAGGGCAACGACTATGAAATAAAGAACCTCTACATCAACCGCCCATCGGCAGATACAGAAACCAGCGGCTTAAATATTGGGCTATTTGGCTATATAGATGGCAGCACCAGCACAGCAGAACTTCGCAATATTGGACTAGTCGGTGAGCTAATGAGCGTCACAGGTTATGAAAACACAGGCGGGCTTGTTGGTTACGCAAGCGACAGCAGCATTACAGCAAGCTACACCACCGGCGCAGTTACTGGGGATACAAACACAGGCGGGCTTGTTGGTTACGCAAGTGACAGCAGCATTACAGCAAGCTACACCACCGGCGCAGTTACTGGGGATACAAACACAGGCGGACTTGTTGGTTACGCGACAAACGACAGCAGCATTACGAAAAGCTACGCCACCAGCACAGTTACTGGGTCAGGCAGGTATACAGGCGGGCTTGTTGGTCATTTGAGATCTAGCAGCAGCATTACAGCAAGCTACGCCAGCGGCGCAGTTACTGGGCAGCACGACATAGGCGGGCTTGTCGGTTATATGATTTTTGGCAGCAGTATTACGGCAAGTTATGCCACCGGCGCAGTCGTTACTACCTTCGTCGATAGTACCGGCGGGCTTATTGGGCTTGTGATCGCTACCAGCTCCGTCAGTACCATTAGTATTACCAAGAGCTACTGGGCGACCGATAGCAGCGAGCAAAGTGACGCCACTGGCTCAATATCTGGTGATGCGCTGGAGCTTGATGATACCACTGGCGCAACCCTCGCCGAGCTAAAATGCCCAACTGCAGCGAATAACATCACTTGCTTATCAGAAACAACAGGCGAAACGCTTTATGCCGGTTGGGATGCTATTGATCACGATAACGATGATACAACAGATCCAATTAGCCCTTGGGTTTTTGGTGACAGCGATACATTACCAACGCTGTCGTTTGATTAA
- a CDS encoding sensor histidine kinase — protein MDIQTMMASTVHDVKNSLGLIDSQLLHLVDRASELDIQVAEDIQRIQLECARINNGMVHMLGLYRMEQGQLVAGFEDVMVNDVVEDSISRHGDLLKARGIDVKIRDNTPEGLWYIDPNLVEGLLTNLITNSIRYTKASIKFLIQEQDGWLNIRMTDDGEGFPKAMLGTPHEPEALNYRTGATGLGLYFCQQIAQLHVNKDRKGYIELSNLAEKEGAVIDLWLP, from the coding sequence GTGGATATTCAAACAATGATGGCATCGACCGTTCATGATGTTAAAAATTCACTCGGGCTGATAGACAGCCAATTGCTGCACCTTGTTGATCGTGCCAGTGAATTAGACATCCAGGTGGCTGAGGATATCCAGCGAATCCAACTGGAATGCGCTCGCATAAATAATGGCATGGTTCATATGCTGGGCCTTTATCGAATGGAACAGGGGCAGCTGGTGGCTGGCTTTGAAGATGTCATGGTCAACGATGTGGTTGAAGATTCAATTTCTCGCCATGGCGACTTATTAAAAGCGCGCGGTATTGATGTCAAAATTCGTGACAACACGCCAGAAGGTCTTTGGTACATCGACCCTAATTTGGTAGAAGGTCTGCTTACTAACCTGATCACCAACAGTATTCGTTATACCAAGGCGTCAATTAAATTTTTAATACAAGAGCAGGACGGTTGGTTAAATATCCGCATGACTGACGATGGTGAAGGCTTTCCTAAAGCCATGCTAGGCACACCACACGAGCCAGAAGCATTGAATTATCGTACAGGCGCAACGGGTTTAGGTTTGTATTTCTGTCAGCAAATAGCTCAGCTGCATGTGAATAAAGATCGCAAAGGCTACATAGAATTAAGCAACCTAGCTGAAAAAGAAGGCGCGGTCATTGACCTTTGGTTGCCATAG
- a CDS encoding response regulator, whose product MDLKELQSLKVLIVDDFAEVRRSTKSMLYSLGFKTAMDAYDANSATKMLQENSFDLILCDYNLGDSRNGLRLLEEWRHDKLITPKTIFVLITGDTSKPIVVSAMEHQPDDYLSKPFTADILNVRISRWFERRRIMHKISVLRDRKDWVRLGKASVQVIKRYPRYRAQAQKFYAESLIQRKRYGDAESFLQGLLDRRYQSWAHMELCKILIAKGELETAEDNLRDLILNDLNQIEAYDYLAYVLGKRGNKKEQQQVLVQAIRLSPQNFSRLNRLTSVALENGDYHRASLSLKDLVTMSTNTMHESVELYQRYVHNLSIEQEIPNSRSRAREIGKEIIRITKRMRSKYGQEVNARVFLDAISVKTSSDPSSHTFGDKLDRLLAMTLDNVDHINSISALTLVGTFYAAGRYNDGDELVRRFSQRFKRKPAIIKELKLLQAEPVSLAIRQQAHELNVRGIKLYEKDSYGEAIQLFKQAMELSPRHSGIILNLVQSQVRMMKAAKPNPVIVKECRGYLERLDYLPREHGQYTRYKKLKEQFSKL is encoded by the coding sequence ATGGATCTAAAAGAATTACAAAGCCTAAAAGTACTCATTGTCGATGACTTTGCCGAAGTGCGACGGTCAACCAAATCGATGCTGTACAGTTTAGGGTTTAAAACGGCGATGGACGCCTATGACGCCAACTCAGCTACCAAAATGTTACAGGAAAACAGCTTTGATCTCATTCTCTGTGACTATAATTTAGGTGACAGTCGAAATGGTTTACGCCTGCTAGAAGAATGGCGACACGACAAACTGATTACGCCTAAAACGATTTTTGTCCTAATTACCGGCGATACTTCTAAGCCCATTGTGGTCAGTGCAATGGAGCACCAGCCAGACGATTACCTGTCTAAACCCTTTACTGCCGATATTCTGAACGTTCGTATTTCGCGTTGGTTTGAACGCCGTCGTATCATGCACAAAATTTCAGTATTACGCGATCGCAAAGATTGGGTGCGTTTAGGTAAAGCTTCGGTTCAGGTGATTAAGCGCTATCCTCGCTATCGTGCACAGGCGCAAAAATTTTATGCAGAGTCGCTTATACAGCGTAAGCGTTATGGTGATGCAGAAAGTTTTTTACAGGGCCTGTTAGATCGTCGATACCAAAGCTGGGCGCATATGGAGCTGTGCAAAATTTTAATCGCCAAAGGTGAATTAGAAACTGCCGAAGATAATTTGCGCGATTTGATTTTGAACGATTTGAATCAAATCGAAGCCTACGATTATCTTGCCTATGTGTTAGGTAAACGCGGTAATAAAAAAGAGCAACAGCAGGTTTTAGTGCAAGCCATTCGCCTGTCGCCACAAAATTTTTCTCGATTAAATCGTCTCACGTCGGTTGCACTCGAAAACGGCGACTATCATCGTGCGAGTTTATCCTTAAAAGATCTTGTGACGATGTCGACCAATACCATGCATGAATCGGTCGAGCTTTATCAGCGTTATGTTCATAACCTGTCTATTGAGCAAGAAATTCCTAATTCACGTTCTCGTGCGCGCGAGATCGGCAAAGAAATTATCCGAATCACTAAACGGATGCGATCCAAATATGGTCAAGAAGTGAATGCTCGAGTCTTTCTTGATGCGATTTCTGTGAAAACTTCGAGTGATCCAAGTTCGCATACCTTTGGAGATAAGCTTGATCGACTGCTAGCGATGACGCTAGATAATGTCGATCACATTAATTCTATTTCGGCGTTAACCCTTGTTGGTACTTTTTACGCAGCGGGCCGTTATAACGATGGTGATGAATTGGTTCGTCGCTTCTCGCAACGCTTTAAGCGAAAGCCTGCCATCATCAAAGAGTTAAAATTATTACAAGCCGAGCCAGTTTCTCTGGCCATACGTCAGCAAGCCCACGAGTTGAATGTTCGCGGTATTAAACTGTATGAAAAAGATTCATACGGTGAAGCGATACAACTGTTTAAGCAGGCAATGGAGCTGTCACCTCGTCACTCAGGTATTATTTTGAATCTGGTTCAATCTCAAGTGCGCATGATGAAAGCGGCCAAACCTAACCCGGTGATCGTAAAAGAATGTCGAGGTTATTTGGAACGTTTAGATTACTTGCCGCGAGAGCATGGCCAATACACGCGTTATAAAAAGCTCAAAGAACAGTTTTCCAAGCTTTAG
- a CDS encoding TetR/AcrR family transcriptional regulator translates to MESAQHRLNEAFRTSKKIGRIRQKNESIIIQAAEVEFAKNGFKGTSLNAVAKRAGLPKSNILYYFKSKHGLYGALLADILVMWNQSFNDITVDSDPAQVLYSYIEEKIHYSSTHPLASKIFATEIIQGAPHLEPYLSDDLGKWVKERASVIQAWIDAGKIKPIQPIHLIFLIWSSTQHYADFATQIQWALGKEAYEPEDFEQATKTIATIILGGLGLSVPQ, encoded by the coding sequence GTGGAAAGCGCGCAACATCGTCTGAATGAAGCTTTCAGAACATCAAAAAAAATAGGTCGGATTCGGCAAAAAAATGAATCCATCATCATTCAGGCTGCTGAAGTCGAATTTGCCAAAAATGGATTTAAGGGCACATCCTTAAATGCGGTGGCTAAACGCGCTGGGCTGCCTAAATCGAATATTCTGTATTACTTTAAAAGTAAGCACGGTCTTTATGGTGCCTTGTTGGCTGACATCTTAGTGATGTGGAACCAGTCATTTAATGATATTACCGTCGACTCAGATCCAGCCCAAGTGTTGTACAGCTATATCGAAGAAAAAATTCATTATTCTTCTACGCATCCATTGGCGTCGAAAATTTTTGCCACTGAAATCATTCAGGGCGCACCGCATTTAGAACCCTATTTATCGGATGACTTAGGTAAGTGGGTTAAAGAGCGGGCATCGGTGATCCAAGCTTGGATCGACGCCGGTAAGATCAAACCAATCCAACCGATTCATTTAATCTTTTTAATTTGGAGTAGCACCCAGCACTACGCCGATTTTGCTACGCAAATTCAATGGGCGTTGGGCAAAGAAGCTTACGAGCCAGAAGATTTTGAACAGGCGACTAAGACGATTGCGACGATTATTCTAGGCGGTCTAGGTTTGTCGGTGCCGCAATAA
- the fabB gene encoding beta-ketoacyl-ACP synthase I, protein MKRVVVTGMGIVSCIGNDIDTVTDSLKAGRSGISFDQTYADMGMRSHISAKPVIDLAEHIDRKSIRFMGDAAGYAYVSMDQAIKDAGLTEEQVSNPRTGIIAGSGGADSASQTEAADIMREKGVKRVGPYRVTQTMGSTVSACLATAFKIKGVNYSISSACSTSAHCIGNAMELIQLGKQDVVFAGGGEALHWTMSSLFDAMGALSTKYNDNPEAASRAYDADRDGFVIAGGGGMVVLEELEHAKARGATIYGELVGYGATSDGYNMVAPSGEGAVRCMQMALDNVDGKIDYINAHGTSTPAGDITELNAVRQVFGDELPAIASTKSLTGHSLGATGVQEAIYSLIMMDKKFIAASKNVDNLDPEAGDNINIVTELQENAELNLVMSNSFGFGGTNATLVFKRYSDA, encoded by the coding sequence ATGAAACGCGTTGTTGTCACAGGCATGGGCATTGTCTCATGCATCGGTAACGATATAGACACCGTTACCGACTCGTTAAAAGCAGGCCGATCTGGCATTAGCTTTGACCAAACCTATGCAGATATGGGCATGCGCAGCCATATTAGCGCCAAGCCTGTTATCGACCTTGCCGAGCACATTGATCGTAAATCAATTCGCTTTATGGGTGATGCGGCTGGCTATGCTTATGTCTCTATGGATCAAGCCATTAAAGACGCAGGCCTCACTGAAGAACAGGTATCGAACCCTCGCACCGGTATCATTGCCGGCTCTGGTGGCGCTGATTCAGCTAGCCAAACCGAAGCTGCTGATATTATGCGTGAAAAAGGCGTAAAACGCGTTGGCCCTTACCGAGTAACCCAAACCATGGGTTCTACTGTATCTGCTTGTCTTGCAACTGCGTTTAAAATTAAAGGCGTTAACTATTCAATCTCTTCTGCTTGCTCAACCAGTGCTCACTGTATTGGTAACGCAATGGAACTGATCCAATTAGGTAAGCAGGATGTTGTTTTTGCTGGCGGCGGTGAAGCCTTACATTGGACCATGAGCTCGTTATTCGACGCCATGGGCGCATTATCAACCAAATACAACGACAACCCAGAAGCGGCTAGCCGAGCATACGATGCTGACCGTGATGGTTTTGTTATTGCTGGCGGCGGTGGCATGGTTGTCTTAGAAGAGCTAGAGCACGCAAAAGCACGCGGCGCGACCATTTACGGTGAGCTAGTTGGCTATGGCGCAACTAGCGATGGCTACAACATGGTAGCTCCAAGCGGTGAAGGCGCTGTACGTTGTATGCAAATGGCTCTCGACAATGTCGACGGCAAAATTGATTACATCAACGCTCATGGCACAAGCACACCGGCTGGCGACATTACAGAATTAAACGCTGTACGCCAGGTATTCGGTGACGAGCTGCCTGCTATTGCTTCGACAAAATCGCTAACCGGCCATAGCCTTGGCGCTACCGGCGTACAAGAAGCGATCTACTCTCTTATCATGATGGATAAAAAGTTTATCGCTGCGAGTAAAAATGTCGATAACCTAGACCCTGAAGCAGGTGACAACATCAACATTGTCACAGAGCTGCAAGAAAACGCAGAGCTGAACCTTGTGATGTCAAACAGCTTCGGCTTTGGCGGTACAAACGCAACACTTGTCTTTAAACGCTACTCGGACGCTTAA
- a CDS encoding GLUG motif-containing protein, translating into MKPLHLIFVCSLVFLVGCSSSSDNSSPADTDGDGVSDNADAFPNDPAETTDTDGDGVGDNADVFPNDPSETTDTDNDGVGDNADAFPNDPAETTDTDGDGVGDNADAFPNDPSETTDTDGDGVGDNADIDDNDNGLIEISSLEQLDWIRNNLAGTSLDDGISLNGSDEGCYLVTGCNGYELTQDLDFDTNGDGFMDANDDYYDYDGDSSNSGWLPIGTETAPFTAIFDGNGYEIKNLYINRSSADTETSGLNIGLFGYTDGSTSTSEILNIGLAGELMSVTGDQNTGGLVGYATEFSSITVSYATGAVTSSRSAGGLVGKSEKISITASYATGAVTVSSFYAGGLVGLASTDSSITASYAIGAVTGSDYTGGLVGAVSGTDVSISASHWASDSSNQSDAIGTSFGTSTVDATGAELTQLQCPTSANNITCLSETTGETLYAGWDAIDHDNDNTTDPISPWVFGDSDTLPTLSFD; encoded by the coding sequence TTGAAACCATTACATCTCATTTTTGTTTGCAGCCTAGTATTTTTAGTTGGCTGTAGCTCTTCAAGCGATAATTCTTCACCTGCTGATACCGACGGCGATGGCGTGAGCGACAATGCCGATGCATTCCCTAATGACCCAGCTGAAACTACCGATACAGACGGCGATGGTGTTGGCGACAATGCCGATGTATTCCCTAATGATCCATCTGAAACCACCGACACAGATAACGATGGTGTTGGCGACAATGCCGATGCATTCCCTAATGACCCAGCTGAAACTACCGATACAGACGGTGATGGTGTTGGTGACAATGCTGATGCATTCCCTAATGACCCATCTGAAACCACCGACACAGACGGTGATGGTGTTGGCGACAATGCAGATATAGACGACAACGACAATGGCTTAATCGAAATCAGCAGCCTAGAACAACTTGACTGGATACGTAATAACTTGGCTGGTACATCTCTAGACGATGGCATATCACTGAATGGCAGTGACGAGGGTTGTTATCTCGTTACTGGTTGTAACGGTTATGAGCTTACTCAAGACCTCGATTTTGACACCAATGGCGATGGTTTCATGGACGCTAACGATGACTACTATGACTATGACGGCGATAGCAGTAATAGTGGTTGGCTGCCAATCGGCACAGAGACAGCACCTTTTACTGCCATTTTTGATGGCAATGGTTATGAAATAAAGAACCTTTATATCAATCGCTCATCGGCAGATACAGAAACCAGCGGCTTAAATATTGGGCTATTTGGCTATACAGATGGCAGCACCAGCACATCGGAGATTCTCAATATTGGACTAGCCGGTGAGCTCATGAGCGTCACAGGTGATCAAAACACTGGCGGACTTGTTGGTTATGCAACAGAATTCAGCAGCATTACTGTAAGTTACGCCACTGGCGCAGTCACTAGCTCGCGTAGTGCAGGCGGGCTTGTTGGCAAAAGCGAAAAGATTAGCATTACAGCAAGCTACGCCACTGGCGCAGTTACTGTGTCCTCGTTTTATGCCGGCGGGCTTGTTGGCTTGGCGAGTACCGATAGCAGCATTACAGCAAGCTACGCCATCGGTGCAGTTACTGGATCGGATTATACAGGCGGACTTGTTGGCGCTGTGTCTGGCACTGACGTTAGCATTAGTGCCAGTCACTGGGCGAGCGACAGCAGTAACCAAAGTGACGCTATTGGCACTTCTTTCGGTACGTCGACCGTTGACGCCACTGGCGCAGAGTTGACTCAGCTGCAATGCCCAACTTCAGCGAATAACATCACTTGCTTATCAGAAACAACAGGCGAAACGCTTTATGCCGGTTGGGATGCTATTGATCACGATAACGATAATACAACAGATCCAATTAGCCCTTGGGTTTTTGGTGACAGCGATACATTACCAACGCTGTCGTTTGATTAA
- the fabA gene encoding bifunctional 3-hydroxydecanoyl-ACP dehydratase/trans-2-decenoyl-ACP isomerase codes for MSERPNSFDKADLLECGHGRMFGPGNAQLPVDNMLMMDRVTLISSEGGEYNKGIIRAELDINPDLWFFQCHFPGDPVMPGCLGLDAMWQLVGFFLGWRNNPGKGRALGVGELKFKGQVMPTAKKVVYKLEIKRVIESKLVMGIADGIVECDGEEIYFAKDLKVGLFKPEDTK; via the coding sequence ATGTCTGAACGCCCGAATTCTTTTGACAAAGCCGACTTACTAGAGTGTGGCCACGGCCGCATGTTTGGCCCAGGCAATGCTCAATTACCTGTCGACAACATGTTGATGATGGATCGCGTTACCCTTATTTCTTCTGAAGGTGGTGAATACAATAAGGGCATTATCCGCGCCGAATTAGATATCAATCCAGATTTATGGTTCTTCCAATGTCACTTCCCTGGCGACCCTGTTATGCCAGGCTGCTTAGGCTTAGACGCTATGTGGCAGCTGGTTGGTTTCTTTTTAGGTTGGCGCAACAACCCAGGCAAAGGTCGCGCGCTCGGCGTTGGCGAGCTGAAATTTAAAGGCCAAGTCATGCCAACGGCTAAAAAGGTCGTGTATAAGCTAGAGATTAAGCGAGTAATTGAAAGCAAGCTCGTTATGGGTATTGCCGATGGCATCGTCGAATGCGACGGTGAAGAAATCTATTTTGCAAAAGACCTTAAAGTAGGCCTTTTCAAACCTGAAGACACCAAATAA
- the yfbR gene encoding 5'-deoxynucleotidase, with the protein MAYRFFAYLDRLRWIKRWGLKRNITNENVMEHSWQVATIAHALAIIRQDVLKQPLEGFTAEQVATTALYHDCSEVITGDLPTPIKYHSKTITDAYKRIEDEAENELLSLLPEAMKARYQQHLLHSETHPGIAELVKSADLISAYLKCQSEIRAGNIEFNDAFQDIENSIRQRNSKEVEYFMSHFVDSYVLTLDQLLSQHHPK; encoded by the coding sequence ATGGCTTATCGTTTTTTTGCTTATCTTGATCGCCTACGTTGGATAAAACGCTGGGGTTTAAAACGCAATATCACCAACGAAAACGTCATGGAACACAGCTGGCAGGTTGCTACCATCGCTCATGCATTGGCGATTATTCGCCAAGATGTACTGAAGCAACCATTGGAAGGCTTTACTGCCGAACAGGTTGCGACAACCGCTCTGTATCACGATTGCAGTGAAGTCATCACCGGTGATCTACCAACACCGATCAAGTACCATTCTAAAACCATTACCGACGCCTATAAACGCATAGAAGATGAAGCGGAAAATGAGCTGCTATCGCTGCTGCCTGAAGCGATGAAGGCGCGCTATCAACAACATCTATTGCACAGTGAAACTCATCCAGGTATTGCCGAGCTGGTGAAATCGGCGGACTTGATCAGCGCCTATTTAAAATGCCAAAGCGAAATTAGGGCGGGAAATATTGAGTTTAACGATGCCTTTCAGGATATCGAAAACAGCATCCGGCAACGAAATTCAAAAGAAGTGGAGTATTTTATGAGTCACTTTGTCGACTCCTATGTACTGACGCTCGACCAGTTATTAAGCCAACACCATCCAAAGTAA